Proteins co-encoded in one Seriola aureovittata isolate HTS-2021-v1 ecotype China chromosome 1, ASM2101889v1, whole genome shotgun sequence genomic window:
- the LOC130170113 gene encoding myoblast determination protein 1 homolog — protein sequence MDLSDLAFPLSSADDLYDDPCFSTSDMNFFDDLDARLLHAGLLKPEDHQHHHQHQHVPKDEHVRAPGGLHQAGHCLMWACKACKRKTTHADRRKAATMRERRRLGKVNDAFETLKRCTASNPNQRLPKVEILRNAISYIESLQTLLRAGREDAFYPPLEHYGGDSDASSPRSNCSDGMMDFLSPCSARSENSDCSPTADDSSSTKRSLISSLDCLSSIVERISTDPAVAPAGDSVVPRGPGSPHNSPAVSSPSAEPNSLYEPL from the exons ATGGATCTGTCCGACCTtgccttccctctctcctcagccGATGACCTCTACGATGACCCCTGCTTCAGCACCAGTGACATGAACTTTTTTGATGACCTGGACGCTCGGCTGTTACACGCCGGCCTGCTGAAGCCAGAGGACCACCAACATCACCATCAACACCAACACGTCCCCAAGGATGAGCATGTGAGGGCTCCCGGGGGCCTCCACCAGGCCGGGCACTGCCTGATGTGGGCCTGCAAGGCCTGCAAGAGGAAgacaacacatgcagacagaagAAAAGCGGCAACCATGAGAGAAAGACGTCGGCTTGGTAAAGTCAACGACGCCTTTGAGACCCTGAAACGCTGCACGGCCTCCAATCCGAACCAGCGGCTGCCCAAAGTGGAGATCCTGCGCAACGCTATCAGCTACATCGAGTCCCTGCAGACGCTGCTGAGGGCCGGCCGGGAGGACGCCTTCTACCCTCCACTGGAACACTACGGCGGGGACTCGGACGCCTCCAGCCCCCGCTCCAACTGCTCCGATGGCATG ATGGATTTCCTCTCTCCGTGTTCGGCCAGAAGTGAAAACAGTGACTGCAGCCCGACGGCAGACG ATTCCAGCAGCACTAAACGGTCCCTCATTTCCAGTTTGGACTGTTTGTCCAGCATCGTAGAGCGGATCAGCACGGACCCGGCCGTGGCCCCCGCAGGAGACAGCGTTGTCCCCCGGGGCCCCGGATCACCTCACAACAGCCCTGCTGTCTCCAGTCCCTCTGCTGAACCCAACAGTTTGTACGAGCCGCTCTGA